From a single Stomoxys calcitrans chromosome 4, idStoCalc2.1, whole genome shotgun sequence genomic region:
- the LOC106090380 gene encoding elongation of very long chain fatty acids protein 7-like: MMNYIGTFLDFVDGYRLDKRVTTHPVLSSPWCLIIGVTLYLLVVKRWGPRFMANRKPYNVEGIMMAFNVMQIILNLYIFVASLRHTYWRSDFSLTCEAYNPDDMRPETLNFSTPALWYLISKYFDFLDTIFFILRKKFNQISFLHVFHHTSVAILVHIYTANYFASHLTSTGIINSFVHLVMYSYYQLAAMKLNINLQPWKRLMTQLQMFQFLLLAIHFSLPLINNWCKIETGFIALCCVENVCVTALFANFYYKTYIRKDRKKASNNGTTSLKAQ, from the exons atAAACGTGTTACTACACACCCCGTTTTGTCAAGTCCTTGGTGTTTGATTATTGGTGTTACCCTATACCTTTTGGTGGTGAAAAGATGGGGACCTCGTTTCATGGCCAATCGTAAGCCATACAATGTTGAGGGCATCATGATGGCGTTTAATGTGATgcaaataattttgaatttgtACATTTTCGTTGCATCGCTGCGACACACCTATTGGAGATCTGATTTTAGTCTAACTTGTGAAGCTTACAACCCTGATGATATGAGGCCGGAAACATTGAATTTTTCTACTCCTGCCTTGtggtatctgatatcaaaatactttGATTTTCTAGACACG attttctttatatTGCGTAAGAAATTCAATCAAATCAGTTTCTTGCATGTGTTTCATCATACATCAGTGGCGATTTTGGTACACATATACACTGCGAATTATTTTG CTTCCCATTTAACCTCGACCGGAATAATTAATTCCTTTGTGCACCTTGTCATGTACTCCTATTATCAGTTGGCAGCAATGAAGTTGAATATCAATTTACAACCCTGGAAGCGTTTAATGACTCAATTGCAAATGTTTCAGTTCTTATTGCTCGCCATTCATTTTAGTTTGCCTCTGATAAATAATTGGTGTAAAATAGAAACTGGTTTCATTGCACTCTGCTGTGTGGAAAATGTTTGCGTAACAGCTCtctttgcaaatttctactatAAAACCTATATTCGAAAGGATCGAAAGAAGGCGTCAAATAACGGGACAACATCATTAAAGGCGCAATGA